One Oncorhynchus kisutch isolate 150728-3 linkage group LG13, Okis_V2, whole genome shotgun sequence DNA window includes the following coding sequences:
- the LOC109902096 gene encoding uncharacterized protein LOC109902096 — protein sequence MKSQQHTSKYLLLHVWCGFLTVAMGIMVAVLTTVQINSSDKSHLPESKEENQHPTNGSFLAQLNSSKAPRPSYIQLTMGSLSWENDHDACGSCSLVLRDNSVYITSEGFYYIYVQVTFTRQTGGEEKRKVTLFKNGIQNQTQRRRLSEAVYHGVKEGTVFMSRMVKLQQGNSLSLEITSKNNSFRYGVENTHWGAYQLPPY from the exons ATGAAGAGCCAACAGCACACCTCCAAATACCTGCTGCTACATGTGTGGTGCGGGTTTCTCACAGTCGCTATGGGGATTATGGTCGCAGTTCTCACAACAGTGCAAATAAACTCATCTGACAAG AGTCATTTACCTGAATCAAAGGAGGAAAACCAGCACCCTACAA ATGGCAGTTTTTTGGCTCAATTGAATTCATCAAAGG CTCCCCGTCCCTCCTATATCCAGCTGACCATGG GATCATTATCTTGGGAGAATGACCATGATGCCTGTGGCTCTTGTTCCCTCGTCCTCCGCGACAACTCTGTCTACATCACATCTGAAGGCTTCTACTACATCTATGTCCAGGTCACCTTCACTAGGCAGAccgggggagaggagaagaggaaggtgACTCTGTTCAAAAATGGCATTCAAAATCAGACCCAGCGAAGGAGACTGAGTGAAGCCGTGTATCACGGAGTGAAAGAAGGCACTGTATTCATGTCCAGGATGGTTAAGCTCCAACAAGGTAACAGTCTCAGCCTTGAGATAACATCCAAGAATAATAGTTTTAGGTATGGGGTAGAGAATACCCACTGGGGGGCATATCAGCTCCCCCCATATTGA